The window CCTTTTCTAATGAATTCGGTCCGATTTTATAATGTACTCTCTCTGGGATTGTTTTTATCTCAACGGCCTTTCTGACGCCGAAGCCCCAGCCGGGCACGGCCACAACATGTTGTGGCCGTGCCCGGCTGGGGCCATATTTCAAACTTAATTATCTTTGTCAAACGTTCGTCATACTTTGCTTGACAAAAAGCGTCTTCCTATCCAAAACCCTGAAAACATCAGTGGATCAATTTAAGATTTAATTTTTGGGCCCGGACCGCATGCTTAAACGTGTTAACCTGGTGTGGGGGCAATGTCTGCCCCGCCCCTTTTCCCGGAAAAAGGTGTCTGGGCGTAGTGGTGCCGTATATGGTGATGCCATATAAAAAAAGCGTTGACTTTAATTTGAAATTGAATTAGCAAATTCAGAAGCATTAACCTTTAAGATTAAAAAAAGAATAAAAAATCAGCTTATGAACGCTTCCTTCACAGACATTTTGAAAAATACCGACATTGTTGAATCGGTCGTCATGTCTGTCGTGGGTGTGGTAGTATCCGTCGGCCTGGAGGGCCGATACCGCCGTCGGTGGAAGCGTATATAAGCTTTAAGATCTTATAAAGACAAAAAAAAACCCCCGCCGGCAAGAGCCTGCGGGGGTTTTTTTGTTTTGGGAAACGGACCAGAACATGAAATGAATATTTAAATATCGGGAAACGAACATGGAAATGAACGGCGCACAACTGATTGTAAAACTCTTGGAACGGCAGGGGATAAAAATCATCTGGGGCATTCCCGGCGGGGCCACCCTTCCGCTCTACGATGCACTTTACCAAAGTCCTATCCGGCATATCCTCACCCGGCACGAGCAGGGGGCGGGGTTCATGGCCCAGGGCATGGCCCGGACCACCGGGAAGGCCGCGGTCTGTACGGCAACCTCCGGCCCCGGGGCCACCAACCTCATTACGGCCCTGGCAGACGCCCACCTGGATTCCGTGCCCATGGTCGCCATCACAGGCCAGGTCCCCACGGCCCTGATGGGAACCGATGCCTTTCAAGAGGTGGACACCTACGGGTTGACGCTGCCCGTCACCAAACACAATTTTCTGGTCAAGGCGGCTGCGGACCTTTTAACCGTCATCCCGGAGGCGTTTCGGATTGCCGAATCCGGCCGGCCCGGGCCTGTGGTCGTTGATGTGCCCAAGGACGTGCAGACCCAAAAGGTGAGGTTTGGGCAATGGCCCGAACCGGGCGTCCCCGGACCGGTCCTGTGGCGGGATAACGGGGACTTGGAGCGCATGGCGGAAATGATCCGGCAGTCCAAAAGGCCGATGTTTTACGTGGGCGGCGGCGTGGTGGCATCCGGCGGGGCAGACCTTTTGCGCTGGGCAGCCCAAAAGAACGGGATTCCAGTCGTCTCCACCCTCATGGGGCTTGGGGGGCCATGGCCTATGACGATCCGCTTTTCTTAGGCATGCTGGGTATGCACGGAACCCCTGTGGCGAACCTGGCCATGGCCCGGGCCGATCTGAT is drawn from uncultured Desulfobacter sp. and contains these coding sequences:
- a CDS encoding thiamine pyrophosphate-binding protein encodes the protein MEMNGAQLIVKLLERQGIKIIWGIPGGATLPLYDALYQSPIRHILTRHEQGAGFMAQGMARTTGKAAVCTATSGPGATNLITALADAHLDSVPMVAITGQVPTALMGTDAFQEVDTYGLTLPVTKHNFLVKAAADLLTVIPEAFRIAESGRPGPVVVDVPKDVQTQKVRFGQWPEPGVPGPVLWRDNGDLERMAEMIRQSKRPMFYVGGGVVASGGADLLRWAAQKNGIPVVSTLMGLGGPWPMTIRFS